The nucleotide window TTCCCAGAACCATTATCATATGGCAATGAAGTAACAGTAATCATTTTATTAATATCATTTGTTGTTCATTTTAAATCAACTTTTTTTGTTAAAAATGGGCGATTTGGAGCATCTGGCATAAAACGAATAGTTGCTGTTTTCATCCCTGGTGCTAAATCAACATCTAAGTTATCAACATCATAACCTGCTTTTTTTAAATTTGCCTTAATACTACCAACAGTTGGTACTCCTGTCGTATCAATTTCACCCCCAGTTTGAGGACTACGACATGCAACTGCCGTACCAATAATTGGGGTTGATACTGATATTGATGCTAAAATCATCATTAATTTTTTCATTATTTTCTTCTCCTTTATTTTTTTCAATAATTTTTATTACATAGTTAATATTAATTAATTTTAAAAAGATCACTTTATTAAAATTTTAACAATAATAAATTTTTTGCTTGTGGTGGTGTCGTTTCCTTTTTGAAAAGTATTAACCGATATGTTTTAATAATATTTGCAATAATAAATGAAATAATAATTAGTTTTTTTAATAAAAAAATAACTAAAATATTAATTCGATACCGCATAAAAAGATACGGTTCTAAAATATTTAAAAATAACGTTAAATTAAGAAACGGATTAAAATAAATTAAATCATTAATCTTATACCAATAAATTAAATAAATCCGCAATGTAACTAAAGCAACAAAAAAGGTAATAATAAATAATCCATAAAAGAAATAAAACGAAATTAAAATTGCTTGATAAAGTTGAAAATAAAATTGTGTAAAACGACTAAGTAACCCTGTTATCGCAATATTTCAATAAATAGTATATGATAATCAAAAAATATTTGCTAATCATAATAAAATTACAATAACATTAACTTTTCAAATACTATCTCATTGCAAGATGATCCGTTTATAATGCTTAAAATCACTTAAAATTTGGATTAAAACAGCTAAGAAAAATAAAAAAGCTCCCGTTATTAAAACAATATAAGTTAAATTTAATGAGATACTAACAAATGCCCAATTTGTATAATGTGAAACAAAATAAGGTAAAAATAACGAGATTCCGAAATATAAAATAAACAAAATAAAATATATATTAAAAAATACTTGAAAATACTTTTTGAAATCTGTTCTCATTTTAATCACCCACATATATTTGCTTTTTATTTTGATTATATCCCTCGCTATATTTAATTAAAAACCCTATTGTGAACCAATAATTAAAGCAATTATAATTATCATCTTAATTATTAATAACATGTTCTGAATAATTATACCGTGAAAAGTTTTAAAATTAAAATTAAAATTTTATTTTTTAATGTAAACTGTAATATGAAGTGCAACAAATCAACTCAGAAAGGAGTTGATTTTTTAATGGAAAGAAAACATTATTTTATTTTGCGGTCCTTAGTAACTAAGTATGGAAAAGATAATGTTATTAATACTGTTAATAAGATAGTAACTAATAATGTAAAAGAAGATGAATAAATTATCCGCGTAATTTATTAGCGGTAATTTATTCAATATTGTTTATTTTGAGCGTAGCGAACACGCGAAGCGTGTCGCGCGAGCTAAATTTCTAGGAGGAATTAAGTTATGCCAGTATGGTTAACATGAATATTTAGTATTGTTATTATTTTAGGAATTCTTGCTTGAATTGGTTTATCAATTTATCAAAAAATTCGTCAAATTCAAGGAAAGAAAAAAGATAAAAAACAAATTAAAAATAAGGAGGATAAAGAATAATGTTAGGTATGTATTTAACAACAGCTATTAATTTTCTAGCTGCAGATACTCCTACTATTTCAGGTGGAATGGATTCTATTTGAACTGGATTGGGTAATGCGATGAT belongs to Spiroplasma melliferum and includes:
- a CDS encoding putative transmembrane protein, with translation MRTDFKKYFQVFFNIYFILFILYFGISLFLPYFVSHYTNWAFVSISLNLTYIVLITGAFLFFLAVLIQILSDFKHYKRIILQWDSIWKVNVIVILLWLANIFWLSYTIYWNIAITGLLSRFTQFYFQLYQAILISFYFFYGLFIITFFVALVTLRIYLIYWYKINDLIYFNPFLNLTLFLNILEPYLFMRYRINILVIFLLKKLIIISFIIANIIKTYRLILFKKETTPPQAKNLLLLKF